The Alkalinema sp. FACHB-956 genome segment GCAAGGTGGATAAATAGCCCCGAATACGACAGAACATGCGAGCCCCGTCCTCAGAGCGGAAGCAACCCGATATTTTCTGCTTGAGTTTCATCATGCGCAGATCGCGTTCGGCTTGGTTGTTATCAAAGGGGACTTCAAAGTCATGCATGAATCCAAGAACCGCCGCTTGTTGAGAGCGTAAGCGCTCGAGCAAATTAAGCGGTGGAGGATGCTGCGGACGGCCTCGTTTTTTCGGTGCATCC includes the following:
- a CDS encoding transposase codes for the protein DAPKKRGRPQHPPPLNLLERLRSQQAAVLGFMHDFEVPFDNNQAERDLRMMKLKQKISGCFRSEDGARMFCRIRGYLSTLRKQHINLLEALVALFSGHPVSLEPQPE